The following coding sequences lie in one Fuerstiella sp. genomic window:
- a CDS encoding PQQ-binding-like beta-propeller repeat protein, whose translation MFSVSMLRRLIFLPGILITPVLLSAADWPTYRGNNERTGTTPESFTVPLAATWHYESPAPLKIAWSSAEGRIIENKQLGHRVKFDDAVHPAIVGGKVYFGSSVDHRLHCVDLSTGRNLWSFFTGAPIRLAPTVENGHVYFGSDDGHVYCLQADTGESVWQFRAGPEEDWLLARGKMISRWPVRSGVLVQDNVAYFGAGIFPHENVQMYAVDAASGAVIWKQDDVSSRDAGRNDLSPQGYFLASDDLLFVPSGRSLPAAIHQETGEVIHKRSFSWRTAAGGVVGGTQALLANGQIFSNGPHHLLAMDQQTGDVGFGWFAGRRMVVDGNDSFVATGSVVARLDHMGYAINSRRRHQLEMEVYGLTRKLRKPDEQEQKYRDRLADANRELLDIADIGVVWQRETSDDAALLATANLIIAGGSGRVTAYSRESGETLWNTQIEGSARGLAAADGHLLVSTDQGKIYCYGSEELPPAQQTAEVAAVDHPFPEDQFSRTYRQAAEQILKNTGIRRGFCLVVDGEYGRLAYELARRSELEIYVVDPDPARVAAARQALGKTDLYGNRITVHQFDAGAVPYANYFANLIVSDRFVKQGELGVDLALINRHLKPTGGVLTLGSPETTNAETALAAISRVVSGQSLTEDEVEISTSGGWATVTRGPLPGAGNWSHQYGNPANTAVSNDLRISGGLGVLWYGDPGPGEMVNRHDGAVGPLATNGRLFVQGETTIRAYDAYNGQFLWNYDNPEAIRLGVFQNVSPGNLAASDDRLFHFIGGQCFELDAVTGKTVRVHQLPAETDDGKHAWAYVVVQDDLLFGTATVLEDIDSRERRRGRKTRDATDAIFAIDLTTGEHLWTYQGQSISHRTIAVGPKHVYFIDSSITSLQRATILAADKTDLKFLTGKQREIAEDRLKNADIRRAVAIESQTGVKSWEKPVDVTDCSEIGIGGGMLTLMYQNDMLILCGANANGHYWKQFVAGEFSRRRLVALRARDGYKLWSKDANYRNRPIIVGDRVLAEPWMYDLATGEQLTRSHPLTGKQVPWSMMRTGHHCGMLTGSESGMIVFRSGFTGFMDLNLDAGIRHFAGHRLGCWINAIPANGLVMIPEASAGCVCQFSIASTVVLEPREERRPWSIYSSVGVQTPVRHMAINLGAPGDRRDSYGTVWLSWPRRVAYQETSLDIKLDLQPEFVNGGGFQSVSESSLTFTGTQTPWLYSSLAEGITKLTLPLLGKEDAPADYTVKLHFADTRNRSTDTASFSVILNGTPAVDELTLDESTAAGEPVVHEVENVRITDSLTVELSGKKGTTLLNAIEVVRTD comes from the coding sequence ATGTTTTCAGTCAGCATGCTGCGTCGGTTGATCTTCTTGCCTGGTATCCTGATAACTCCGGTGCTTTTGTCCGCAGCAGACTGGCCAACCTACCGCGGCAATAATGAACGAACAGGAACCACACCGGAATCGTTCACAGTACCCCTCGCAGCAACATGGCATTACGAATCTCCGGCTCCGCTGAAAATAGCGTGGTCGAGTGCCGAGGGGAGGATCATCGAGAACAAACAGCTCGGTCATCGTGTCAAATTCGATGATGCCGTTCATCCCGCAATAGTCGGCGGCAAGGTGTATTTTGGATCTTCTGTCGATCATCGACTTCACTGCGTGGATCTCAGCACGGGCCGAAACCTGTGGTCGTTTTTCACAGGAGCGCCGATTCGACTGGCCCCCACCGTTGAAAACGGTCATGTGTATTTCGGTTCCGACGACGGACACGTCTACTGCCTGCAGGCAGACACCGGAGAGTCCGTATGGCAATTTCGCGCAGGACCTGAAGAGGACTGGTTACTGGCAAGGGGAAAGATGATTTCACGCTGGCCGGTACGTTCCGGAGTGCTCGTGCAGGACAATGTCGCCTATTTCGGTGCAGGAATCTTTCCACACGAAAATGTTCAGATGTATGCGGTCGACGCCGCCAGCGGCGCTGTCATCTGGAAGCAGGACGATGTCAGTTCGCGTGATGCAGGCAGAAACGACTTGTCACCTCAGGGCTACTTTCTGGCCAGCGACGATTTGCTGTTCGTTCCCTCAGGCCGCTCACTTCCTGCTGCAATTCATCAGGAAACAGGAGAAGTCATTCATAAGCGATCTTTTAGCTGGCGGACAGCCGCGGGCGGAGTTGTAGGTGGTACGCAGGCGCTCCTGGCTAACGGTCAGATCTTTTCCAACGGACCGCATCATCTGCTGGCCATGGATCAACAAACCGGAGATGTCGGCTTCGGGTGGTTTGCCGGTCGCCGGATGGTCGTTGACGGAAATGACTCATTCGTCGCTACAGGTAGCGTCGTGGCACGACTGGACCACATGGGATACGCGATTAACAGTCGTCGACGACACCAGCTTGAGATGGAGGTTTATGGCCTCACACGCAAACTTCGAAAGCCGGATGAACAGGAACAAAAATACCGGGATCGTCTGGCCGACGCCAACCGGGAACTTCTCGATATTGCCGACATCGGTGTCGTCTGGCAGCGGGAAACCTCCGACGATGCCGCTCTGCTTGCGACAGCAAATCTGATCATCGCCGGAGGTTCCGGTCGCGTCACCGCCTATTCGCGTGAGTCCGGAGAGACGCTCTGGAACACACAGATCGAGGGCAGTGCCCGCGGCCTCGCCGCCGCCGATGGTCACCTACTGGTCAGTACTGATCAGGGCAAAATCTATTGTTACGGCTCGGAAGAACTGCCCCCCGCTCAGCAGACCGCAGAGGTGGCAGCGGTTGATCATCCGTTTCCAGAAGACCAATTCAGCCGGACGTACCGGCAGGCCGCCGAGCAGATTCTGAAGAACACCGGTATTCGACGCGGGTTCTGTCTGGTTGTCGACGGAGAGTACGGAAGGCTTGCTTACGAACTGGCCAGACGCAGCGAACTGGAGATCTACGTAGTTGATCCCGATCCTGCCAGGGTGGCTGCTGCACGCCAGGCTCTCGGAAAAACAGATTTGTACGGCAACCGAATTACGGTCCACCAGTTCGATGCAGGTGCTGTTCCCTATGCGAATTACTTCGCCAACCTGATCGTCAGCGACCGATTCGTCAAACAGGGTGAACTGGGAGTTGACCTGGCCCTGATCAACCGACATCTCAAGCCGACGGGAGGCGTGCTGACACTGGGAAGTCCCGAAACAACCAATGCCGAAACCGCTCTGGCCGCAATTAGTCGGGTGGTGAGTGGTCAGAGTCTTACGGAGGACGAGGTGGAAATTTCCACCAGCGGTGGATGGGCCACAGTGACCCGGGGTCCGCTTCCGGGTGCCGGAAACTGGTCTCATCAATACGGCAACCCGGCAAACACAGCAGTGAGTAATGATCTTCGAATCAGTGGCGGACTTGGTGTGTTGTGGTACGGCGATCCCGGACCAGGCGAGATGGTCAACCGTCACGACGGAGCCGTCGGACCATTGGCGACAAACGGACGTCTGTTTGTGCAGGGGGAAACAACGATTCGTGCATATGACGCCTATAACGGACAGTTTCTGTGGAACTACGACAATCCCGAAGCCATTCGACTGGGAGTGTTCCAGAACGTCAGTCCGGGAAATCTCGCCGCCAGTGACGACCGACTGTTCCACTTCATCGGGGGGCAATGTTTTGAACTCGATGCCGTCACGGGAAAAACAGTTCGGGTTCACCAGCTTCCCGCTGAAACCGATGACGGTAAACATGCATGGGCCTATGTTGTTGTGCAGGACGATCTGCTTTTCGGAACGGCAACCGTTCTGGAAGACATCGACTCACGAGAACGTCGCCGAGGTCGAAAAACCAGGGACGCCACGGATGCCATCTTTGCCATTGATCTGACCACGGGTGAGCACCTGTGGACCTATCAGGGCCAAAGCATTTCCCATCGCACCATCGCAGTCGGTCCGAAACATGTCTATTTCATTGACAGTTCGATCACCAGTCTGCAGCGGGCCACCATTCTGGCTGCTGACAAAACTGACCTGAAATTTCTGACGGGGAAACAGCGTGAGATTGCTGAAGACCGACTGAAGAATGCAGATATTCGACGTGCGGTGGCGATTGAATCGCAGACAGGTGTCAAGAGCTGGGAGAAACCGGTGGACGTCACCGACTGCAGTGAAATCGGGATCGGTGGCGGAATGCTTACGTTGATGTATCAGAACGACATGCTCATTCTGTGCGGGGCCAATGCGAACGGTCACTACTGGAAACAGTTTGTTGCGGGTGAGTTTTCACGGCGGCGACTGGTCGCCCTCCGGGCTCGGGACGGTTACAAACTCTGGTCCAAAGATGCCAACTACCGAAACCGTCCCATCATTGTTGGGGACAGAGTGCTGGCCGAACCATGGATGTATGATCTCGCAACCGGGGAACAGCTGACTCGGTCTCATCCGCTGACCGGCAAACAGGTTCCCTGGTCAATGATGAGAACCGGCCACCATTGCGGAATGCTGACAGGGTCGGAATCAGGGATGATTGTGTTCCGATCCGGATTTACGGGGTTCATGGATCTCAACCTCGATGCCGGGATACGACACTTCGCCGGACATCGCCTGGGATGCTGGATCAATGCCATTCCGGCCAACGGTCTGGTCATGATCCCGGAAGCCAGTGCCGGATGCGTTTGCCAGTTCTCAATTGCTTCGACGGTCGTCCTTGAGCCGCGCGAAGAACGGCGTCCGTGGTCAATTTACAGTTCTGTCGGTGTACAAACGCCTGTCAGACATATGGCGATTAATCTTGGAGCCCCGGGTGACCGCAGGGATTCCTACGGCACTGTCTGGCTTTCCTGGCCGCGCCGTGTGGCCTACCAGGAGACGTCTCTGGACATCAAGCTTGATCTGCAGCCTGAATTTGTAAATGGAGGAGGATTTCAAAGCGTCAGTGAAAGTTCCCTGACATTCACTGGTACTCAGACGCCGTGGCTTTATTCCTCACTGGCTGAAGGAATCACAAAACTCACACTGCCACTGCTCGGAAAAGAGGATGCGCCTGCTGATTACACGGTCAAGCTTCACTTTGCTGACACGCGTAACAGGAGTACCGACACCGCTTCGTTTTCAGTGATACTGAACGGAACACCGGCCGTGGACGAACTCACACTTGACGAATCGACTGCTGCCGGCGAGCCCGTTGTTCATGAAGTCGAAAACGTCCGCATCACAGATTCACTGACTGTCGAACTCAGTGGCAAAAAGGGTACAACTCTGCTGAATGCCATCGAAGTTGTCCGAACAGACTAG